One stretch of Armigeres subalbatus isolate Guangzhou_Male chromosome 2, GZ_Asu_2, whole genome shotgun sequence DNA includes these proteins:
- the LOC134211098 gene encoding uncharacterized protein LOC134211098 gives MFSRSEQALSNGRVEVFGVTPIEYKEMRALLMLVALALLFGGQLVLCARNCQSLQYSLDDIHDLLDAESKQHNYDMYRYGGESYVSRTRYILEKLNADIRKTQQSNAHNGYYNPNKYYNSAQPASGCKKLEDEILAKSKEFGIQKIGLEDNLTRLRKVLQYQDDKNSFYLRENEECKKREQDCEEDKTELGIKLNSSESNHAQMEKKIKKLNDTINKLEVEKKILQTKLNANAPAIHGETGIEYPNIQPGISKTTSTTTTESIATVEDTTTVTSTEDDNRLNQATDIPDIDLRNSASDANVQQ, from the coding sequence ATGTTCAGTCGATCAGAACAAGCTCTCTCAAACGGTAGGGTCGAAGTGTTCGGTGTTACACCGATCGAATATAAAGAAATGCGCGCCTTATTGATGTTGGTTGCATTAGCGTTATTATTCGGCGGTCAGTTAGTGCTTTGTGCAAGAAATTGCCAATCATTGCAATACTCTTTGGACgatattcacgatttactggaTGCGGAATCGAAACAACATAATTATGATATGTACAGATATGGTGGAGAATCTTACGTGTCCAGAACCCGTTACATTTTGGAAAAATTGAACGCAGATATCAGGAAAACTCAACAAAGTAATGCCCACAACGGGTACTATAATCCAAACAAATATTATAACAGCGCACAACCAGCGAGTGGTTGCAAAAAACTTGAGGATGAAATCTTGGCAAAAAGCAAAGAGTTCGGGATTCAAAAAATCGGATTGGAAGATAACTTGACGCGTCTAAGAAAAGTGTTGCAATATCAGGATGATAAAAATAGTTTCTACTTAAGGGAAAATGAAGAGTGTAAAAAACGAGAGCAAGACTGCGAGGAAGACAAAACCGAACTGGGAATCAAACTGAATAGTTCGGAATCAAATCATGCCCAGATGGAGAAGAAAATCAAGAAGCTGAACGACACAATCAACAAATTGGAAGTCGAAAAAAAGATACTACAAACCAAACTTAATGCCAATGCACCGGCCATCCACGGAGAAACCGGTATAGAATACCCCAATATACAACCGGGGATTAGCAAAACAACATCCACTACAACCACCGAAAGTATCGCTACAGTTGAAGATACAACGACTGTTACCAGCACCGAAGATGACAATAGATTGAATCAAGCTACTGATATCCCAGACATAGATTTGAGAAACAGTGCCAGCGACGCAAATGTGCAGCAATAG
- the LOC134211096 gene encoding chaoptin-like: protein MRLKVVLFLCFYCSLECVDSQSAKTTLTLNCVPPQQAGVCKLRSIKVLEKDVIDNSTRSTPEKTIVFEQSQLEYIPQVVFNRFPQMESFKSVGVGLKKLSVDAFAKSPKLKEVDVSANSVGILSPDVFGACQNLEVVNMARNRLHLFNGIELIGCNKLRQLNVSSNQIIYINWDPLNDLRHLQLIDVSNNLISSVIIPKYAKRIFARNNHIHKLTVDPNSIIFLLEYLDASRNRLSNIDVLARFGKMTYIDLSFNRLLSVDFALFKNMPSLVELNLAHNNIFAVTSSDMKLIALGSVDLSNNELTRLSATDSRGFSQAQKLLLNNNYLVKLEVSSFLRLQSISLEGNDWACSDMEAMLAQLNIKKVTVKSTDTACGSYQIKKKGLCCRDLGTSFDELVLLESQKLSEIQRAGKGVVEVKSTLKPSMTAAQKPAVSAVAKQDTTSRYSEEIHSLSSSLRESMSRLAVVEAELKTTNNEKNNLKSSLERAQSEVKKLNELLVRCKSTVNQRTGQTVLID, encoded by the exons ATGCGATTGAAGGTGGTGCTTTTTCTATG CTTCTATTGTAGTTTGGAATGCGTCGACTCGCAAAGCGCCAAGACTACTCTAACATTGAATTGTGTACCACCGCAACAAGCAGGAGTATGCAAACTACGTTCCATCAAGGTGCTAGAAAAAGATGTCATCGACAATTCTACCCGTAGCACACCCGAAAAGACAATCGTTTTCGAGCAATCCCAGTTGGAATACATTCCGCAGGTTGTGTTCAACAGATTTCCGCAGATGGAATCGTTCAAGTctgtcggagtaggattgaAAAAACTTTCCGTTGATGCCTTTGCCAAATCGCCCAAATTGAAGGAAGTGGACGTATCTGCCAATTCGGTTGGTATACTATCGCCGGATGTATTCGGGGCTTGTCAAAACTTAGAAGTTGTCAACATGGCCCGGAACCGATTGCATCTCTTTAACGGCATTGAGCTTATTGGATGCAACAAGCTACGCCAGCTGAATGTGTCATCGAATCAAATAATCTACATCAATTGGGATCCCTTGAACGATTTACGTCACTTGCAGCTAATCGACGTCAGCAATAATTTGATATCGTCGGTAATAATTCCGAAGTATGCAAAGAGAATTTTTGCTCGCAACAATCACATCCACAAACTCACAGTCGATCCGAATTCCATCATATTCCTGCTGGAATATTTGGACGCTTCGAGAAACCGGTTGAGCAACATTGACGTGCTGGCTCGTTTCGGCAAGATGACCTACATCGATCTCTCATTCAATCGACTGCTGAGTGTGGATTTCGCGTTGTTTAAAAACATGCCTTCCCTCGTGGAGCTTAATCTGGCCCACAATAACATATTTGCAGTAACGTCATCTGATATGAAGCTCATTGCACTCGGGTCGGTTGATCTGTCGAACAACGAATTAACTCGCTTATCAGCGACAGACAGCCGCGGGTTCTCGCAAGCACAGAAGTTGCTGCTGAACAATAATTATCTGGTGAAGCTGGAAGTTTCGAGCTTTCTTAGACTGCAATCAATTTCCTTGGAAGGAAATGATTGGGCCTGTTCGGATATGGAGGCAATGTTAGCCCAGCTCAATATAAAGAAAGTCACAGTGAAGTCCACCGATACTGCTTGCGGGTCGTATCAAATCAAGAAAAAGGGTTTATGTTGCCGCGACCTGGGAACTTCCTTCGACGAGCTTGTTCTGTTGGAATCgcaaaaactttcagaaattcaaCGTGCGGGTAAAGGCGTAGTAGAAGTAAAGTCGACGCTGAAACCATCGATGACCGCGGCACAAAAGCCAGCAGTTTCTGCGGTGGCGAAGCAAGACACAACTTCTCGATACTCCGAAGAAATTCACAGCCTCTCATCCTCGTTACGCGAAAGCATGAGCCGTTTAGCCGTGGTGGAGGCCGAGCTCAAAACCAcaaacaatgaaaaaaataacttgAAAAGCTCACTGGAACGAGCTCAGAGCGAGGTGAAAAAATTGAACGAGCTTCTCGTGCGCTGCAAATCAACCGTAAATCAACGTACCGGACAGACtgtattgattgattga